A genome region from Methanobacterium bryantii includes the following:
- a CDS encoding HIT family protein has protein sequence MECKYFEKLKDYNYGDLLAETDYWIILLAPDQRNLGTCVIALKRFEGDLSELKDEEWLEFSKIVKKLEYALKKAFNSTMFNWGCLMNSSYRKDPPDPHVHWHMIPRYKEKTEFKGLIFEDPCFGSSTMKTKGGIRKVAEDVRIKIIKEIKDNFEI, from the coding sequence ATGGAATGCAAGTATTTTGAAAAATTAAAGGATTACAATTATGGAGATTTACTAGCTGAAACAGACTACTGGATTATTTTACTCGCACCTGATCAAAGGAACCTAGGAACATGTGTTATAGCTTTAAAAAGATTTGAGGGAGATCTGTCAGAATTAAAGGATGAAGAATGGCTTGAATTTAGTAAAATTGTTAAAAAATTAGAATATGCACTTAAAAAAGCATTTAATTCCACAATGTTTAACTGGGGCTGTCTGATGAATTCTTCTTACCGTAAAGATCCTCCAGATCCACATGTGCACTGGCATATGATACCTCGATATAAAGAAAAAACGGAATTTAAAGGCCTTATTTTTGAAGACCCATGTTTTGGATCCAGTACAATGAAAACAAAAGGAGGCATCCGTAAAGTTGCAGAAGATGTCCGGATAAAAATCATTAAAGAAATAAAAGATAATTTTGAGATATAA
- a CDS encoding prenyltransferase — protein MNLNYVKLVKIVKLGRFHFLLGSFLYFCIGAFLAVLLNAEFSLNKFLLGYAILFTAQLSMHYSNDYFDLEADKYGKPSQFAGGSGVLVENPELKKFSKWFSVALLSLSLIIAAVFVLLFSYPLCFFLFMVFANLLGWFYAAPPIRLSYNKLGELATISTGFVMPAIGYLTLMGTIDMLFIIFSMPLLLYQMLFISAVQIPDMEGDKLGGKITWIVSKGRKFGFKIIAVSGIMATLSFFSISITILYPSILNFKVITLISLIPLSLAILSYLRRTEDRKNALHLVNKNLISLTIFLTLTSFYFLYLIIS, from the coding sequence ATGAATTTAAATTATGTTAAACTCGTTAAAATTGTTAAACTGGGGCGTTTTCATTTTTTACTGGGAAGTTTTCTGTATTTTTGTATTGGAGCGTTCCTTGCAGTTTTATTGAATGCTGAATTTTCTTTAAACAAATTTTTACTGGGTTATGCTATTTTATTTACTGCGCAGCTTTCTATGCATTACAGCAACGATTATTTTGATTTAGAGGCAGATAAATATGGTAAACCAAGCCAGTTTGCTGGTGGAAGCGGAGTTCTAGTTGAAAATCCGGAACTTAAGAAATTTTCAAAATGGTTTTCAGTTGCGCTTTTAAGCTTATCTTTAATCATTGCTGCAGTATTTGTGTTATTATTTTCTTATCCCCTATGTTTCTTTTTATTTATGGTATTTGCAAACCTTCTAGGATGGTTTTACGCTGCTCCCCCAATAAGATTATCCTACAATAAACTTGGAGAACTTGCAACCATCTCTACAGGTTTCGTGATGCCTGCTATAGGTTACTTAACCTTAATGGGAACAATAGACATGCTTTTTATTATTTTTTCAATGCCCCTTCTACTTTACCAGATGTTGTTCATCAGTGCAGTTCAAATTCCAGACATGGAAGGAGATAAACTTGGAGGTAAAATTACCTGGATTGTATCCAAGGGACGCAAATTTGGCTTTAAAATAATTGCAGTCTCAGGAATAATGGCCACATTATCTTTTTTTAGTATCTCAATTACCATTTTGTATCCCTCAATTTTAAATTTTAAAGTTATTACACTCATCTCACTAATTCCACTTAGTCTTGCCATATTAAGCTATTTAAGAAGAACAGAAGATAGAAAAAATGCGCTGCATCTCGTAAATAAAAATCTAATATCTTTAACCATATTTTTAACTTTAACAAGCTTCTATTTTTTATATCTCATTATATCCTAA
- a CDS encoding MFS transporter: MKKKEIKNIVLITVALGSFLVPFMGTSLNIAIPTIGTDFALNAILLSWIPTIFILANAAFILPFGRLADIHGRKKIFTYGVAIFTFASFLAAVTPSAILLLIFVFLQGMGCSMIFGTGIALISSVFEEKERGRAYGIYVTSVYTGIFSGLILGGFLIQQFGWRIIFMFNVPFGLLILSIILLKFKSEWAGCKGEHFDFVGAVLFIFIMITLMQGFSTLPNGNTGKYLILIGILGTLIFIKYETKLKHPLLRISIFRNTFFTISIISILIINLGTSAMTYLLSLYLQYLKLLSPNAAGIILVLQPLSVAVLSPFAGRISNKVETRTITSIGMGITTIGLSLFVFLNENSPLYIIILGLILVGTGLALFSSPATNASMSSVSKKTYGTASATVSTMVFTGQLLSMGVVLLIFAVYLGNVQITFQYYMTFLKSLNTAFMVYTAVCFAAIFALILMGKNKNSID, from the coding sequence ATGAAAAAAAAGGAGATTAAAAACATAGTTTTAATCACTGTGGCACTTGGCTCTTTCCTCGTACCATTTATGGGAACTTCATTAAATATCGCTATCCCCACAATTGGTACAGACTTTGCTTTAAACGCTATTTTATTAAGTTGGATTCCAACCATATTTATTTTAGCTAATGCAGCATTTATACTCCCTTTTGGAAGATTAGCCGACATACATGGAAGAAAAAAGATTTTTACCTATGGGGTTGCAATTTTTACATTTGCCTCATTTCTTGCTGCAGTCACCCCTTCTGCAATTTTACTTCTCATATTTGTATTTTTACAGGGTATGGGCTGTTCAATGATTTTTGGAACGGGAATAGCTCTTATTTCTTCAGTTTTTGAAGAAAAAGAAAGGGGAAGGGCATATGGAATTTATGTTACATCAGTTTACACAGGAATTTTCAGTGGATTGATACTGGGCGGATTTTTAATTCAACAATTTGGATGGAGAATTATCTTTATGTTCAACGTTCCTTTTGGTCTTTTAATACTTTCAATCATTTTATTGAAGTTTAAATCAGAATGGGCAGGATGTAAAGGAGAACATTTCGATTTTGTAGGTGCAGTACTTTTCATTTTCATAATGATAACATTGATGCAGGGATTTTCCACACTTCCTAATGGAAACACAGGCAAGTATCTGATACTAATTGGTATTTTAGGAACTCTGATCTTTATAAAATATGAAACTAAATTGAAACACCCTCTTTTAAGGATTTCTATCTTTAGAAACACATTTTTTACTATTTCAATAATTTCAATTTTAATAATTAATCTTGGAACTTCTGCAATGACCTATCTGTTAAGCCTTTATCTCCAATATCTAAAACTGCTGAGTCCCAATGCTGCAGGAATCATTCTGGTTTTACAACCCCTATCTGTAGCTGTTTTATCACCCTTTGCAGGGAGAATATCAAATAAAGTTGAAACCCGCACAATTACATCCATAGGAATGGGTATCACAACTATCGGTCTTTCTTTGTTCGTTTTCTTAAACGAAAATAGTCCATTATACATAATAATTTTAGGATTAATCCTTGTTGGAACTGGCCTGGCACTTTTTTCGTCCCCCGCCACAAATGCAAGCATGAGTTCTGTAAGCAAAAAAACTTATGGAACTGCTTCGGCAACTGTTTCAACTATGGTATTTACTGGGCAGCTGCTGAGTATGGGAGTTGTACTTCTAATTTTTGCAGTGTATCTTGGAAATGTCCAGATAACGTTCCAGTATTATATGACATTTTTAAAAAGCTTAAATACTGCATTCATGGTTTATACAGCAGTTTGCTTTGCAGCAATATTTGCATTGATTTTAATGGGTAAAAATAAGAACTCAATTGATTAA
- a CDS encoding Lrp/AsnC family transcriptional regulator, translating to MRDDEGPTKLDEIDRKILNLLNEDGRMSYRKISRELDISVGTVHNRVDKFTKTGIIKKFVPLLDHSKVGYKLTTVIGVKVKGGVLRNWEDKTAYNKNVLGIYDVTGEYDAILIAKFRDTTELDAFIKELLKEPDVQRTYTQTVLNIVKEDLGSSEIIEEEENNES from the coding sequence ATGAGAGATGACGAGGGACCAACCAAACTAGATGAAATTGACAGGAAAATTCTTAACTTATTAAATGAAGACGGAAGAATGTCTTACAGGAAGATTTCACGTGAATTAGATATATCCGTAGGTACAGTTCACAACAGAGTTGATAAATTTACAAAAACAGGGATCATTAAAAAATTTGTTCCACTTCTAGATCACTCTAAAGTTGGATATAAATTAACTACTGTAATTGGCGTCAAAGTCAAAGGCGGAGTTTTACGAAATTGGGAAGATAAAACAGCCTATAACAAAAATGTACTTGGCATATATGATGTTACTGGCGAATATGATGCTATATTAATAGCTAAATTCAGAGATACAACCGAACTTGATGCGTTCATAAAAGAGCTCTTAAAAGAACCAGATGTACAGAGAACATACACTCAAACCGTTTTAAATATAGTAAAAGAAGATCTTGGATCTTCCGAAATCATCGAAGAAGAAGAAAATAACGAAAGTTAA
- a CDS encoding histone deacetylase family protein, translating into MNALVYCEDYKKHDTGNHPENKERLNAIINSLKKEGILSKIHCICPPSATKEDILRVHSKAHVEQIKSFCQNGGGYIDYDTYASPQTYEIAKLAAGGAIKASDLVLNEYNSAYAIVRPPGHHATRNKSMGFCIFNNLAISLEYLRQERKIKKFFIFDFDVHFGNGTSKIFYEDPDVFYISIHQNPRTLFPGDGFVEEIGKGNGEGCNLNIPMVPGSTTDDYIYILDKILEPASSKFNADFYFMDVGFDGHVDDPLSSLSLTDEFYEYIAGKMMGIAGSLALILEGGYNLNILSRCNVKMINALNNISHDNYKHELKVSESTKNTFNKIKDVFSPFYEF; encoded by the coding sequence TTGAATGCACTTGTCTACTGCGAGGATTATAAAAAGCATGATACTGGAAACCATCCTGAAAACAAAGAACGTTTAAATGCCATAATTAATTCTCTAAAAAAGGAAGGTATTCTAAGTAAAATTCACTGCATTTGTCCTCCATCTGCAACAAAAGAGGATATTTTAAGAGTTCATTCCAAAGCTCATGTTGAACAAATTAAATCTTTCTGCCAGAATGGGGGAGGATATATAGATTATGACACATATGCATCTCCCCAAACTTACGAAATTGCAAAACTTGCAGCTGGCGGCGCAATTAAAGCGTCAGACTTAGTTTTAAACGAGTACAACAGTGCATATGCAATTGTAAGACCTCCAGGACACCATGCGACAAGAAATAAATCTATGGGATTTTGTATATTTAATAACCTGGCCATATCTTTAGAATATTTAAGGCAGGAACGCAAAATTAAAAAATTTTTTATATTTGATTTTGATGTTCACTTTGGAAATGGAACATCAAAGATATTCTATGAGGACCCTGATGTATTTTATATTTCTATTCATCAAAATCCAAGAACATTATTTCCAGGAGATGGATTTGTAGAAGAAATTGGTAAGGGTAATGGTGAAGGCTGTAATTTAAACATTCCAATGGTCCCTGGATCAACTACAGATGATTATATTTACATTCTGGATAAAATTCTTGAACCGGCATCATCTAAATTTAATGCAGACTTTTATTTTATGGATGTTGGGTTTGATGGCCATGTAGATGATCCACTTTCAAGTCTATCTCTTACTGATGAGTTCTATGAATATATAGCAGGAAAAATGATGGGCATTGCGGGTTCATTAGCTCTAATTTTAGAAGGAGGATACAACTTAAACATTCTTTCAAGGTGTAATGTTAAAATGATAAACGCACTAAATAATATAAGCCATGATAATTATAAACATGAACTGAAAGTTTCAGAAAGTACAAAGAATACGTTTAATAAAATAAAAGATGTATTTTCGCCATTTTATGAATTTTAG
- a CDS encoding GerW family sporulation protein: MAEMEGDMKEMTDVIKTTIDELLKVLATDNVIGETMEIDDKVIIPITKVGLMFGTGAGMGGMRDNKGKGAGAGGGAGISPVSVIVAFKDIKGPEGVQILSVHGMGPLAKMVTDVGQGIKKMVEEEGGPEGVMKKGMKMAKKGKEEMGGQSGGESEGVTPRGPGSEPRM; encoded by the coding sequence ATGGCAGAAATGGAAGGAGATATGAAGGAAATGACTGATGTCATTAAAACAACTATAGATGAACTTTTGAAAGTTTTAGCCACTGATAATGTGATAGGAGAAACAATGGAAATAGATGATAAAGTAATAATTCCAATAACTAAAGTAGGATTGATGTTTGGAACTGGAGCTGGAATGGGCGGCATGCGTGATAATAAAGGAAAAGGCGCAGGTGCAGGTGGTGGAGCCGGAATAAGCCCTGTATCTGTAATAGTTGCATTTAAAGATATAAAAGGTCCAGAAGGTGTTCAAATATTATCTGTACATGGTATGGGGCCTCTAGCTAAAATGGTAACAGACGTAGGACAAGGCATTAAAAAAATGGTGGAAGAAGAAGGCGGCCCTGAAGGAGTAATGAAAAAAGGAATGAAAATGGCCAAAAAAGGAAAAGAAGAAATGGGAGGTCAAAGTGGGGGAGAATCTGAAGGTGTAACACCTCGCGGCCCGGGTTCAGAACCTAGAATGTAA
- a CDS encoding DUF2769 domain-containing protein codes for MSSSDKDKFIAELRNDCICHECPTYNNCTRKSKELLFCILGKSNCPMDERACLCPRDCSVHQKYDMKLSFYCSRGKETERRAELYTINI; via the coding sequence ATGAGCAGTTCAGATAAAGATAAATTCATTGCAGAATTAAGGAATGATTGTATCTGCCATGAATGCCCCACTTACAATAACTGTACACGAAAAAGCAAAGAGCTCCTTTTCTGTATTTTAGGTAAAAGTAATTGTCCAATGGATGAAAGAGCATGTCTATGTCCCCGAGATTGCAGTGTACATCAAAAATATGACATGAAGTTGTCCTTTTACTGTTCAAGAGGTAAAGAAACAGAAAGACGTGCTGAACTATATACAATAAATATATAG
- a CDS encoding DUF4013 domain-containing protein, whose translation MDIGENISDSIRYPTSDLGKLLILGIIMIIPLVNFIGIGYFLRALKSNLAGISELPNFDDVDELFIEGLKLFIVGIIYSIPVWIIAAGLGAGQNIVMNAGMLSGAALYALVLGYIIYVILAIIIGFIEIIAVANLAYNDGEFSAAFRFTEILDHISQIGWVDYIIWYIVVVLVSLIIGLIAVAITFVLAITIIGIILVPVLFILVLAYLSLFYARSLSLLFLPKNEI comes from the coding sequence ATGGATATAGGAGAAAATATATCGGATAGTATTAGATATCCCACATCAGATTTGGGAAAGCTTTTGATACTAGGAATAATAATGATTATCCCATTAGTGAATTTTATAGGTATAGGCTACTTTTTAAGAGCTTTGAAATCAAATTTAGCTGGAATATCAGAACTCCCCAACTTTGATGATGTTGACGAATTATTCATTGAGGGTCTTAAACTATTCATAGTAGGAATAATTTACAGCATTCCAGTTTGGATAATAGCTGCAGGCTTAGGAGCAGGCCAAAATATAGTCATGAATGCAGGCATGCTTTCTGGAGCTGCTTTATATGCATTAGTCCTAGGCTACATAATTTATGTGATATTAGCCATCATTATAGGGTTTATAGAGATCATTGCAGTAGCCAATCTGGCATATAACGATGGCGAATTTAGTGCAGCTTTTAGATTCACTGAAATACTTGATCATATATCCCAGATCGGATGGGTGGATTATATAATTTGGTATATTGTAGTGGTGTTAGTATCTTTAATTATCGGTTTAATTGCAGTAGCTATCACATTTGTACTCGCAATTACAATTATTGGCATTATATTAGTTCCAGTGCTTTTCATCTTAGTACTGGCATACTTATCACTGTTCTATGCAAGATCATTATCATTGCTATTCTTACCCAAAAATGAGATATAA
- a CDS encoding DUF2953 domain-containing protein, producing MVNIIAAIIILIIVLIIIGILVVPFHISLELFRQNKINQGYLRIRWWKIKIIDRELIQPEKEKKEKKPKRKFDFKKLLDVLLDMLPKVIPDFMESLPYFVDIMESFLRSISIERIAFNLIFGLGEVADTAIVGGFFYSVIAIINVIPNTYFSVEPDLRNERLEGSLNIKVKLRLLRIVATSLKVLTKRPVRSLLWELRKLRGVFV from the coding sequence GTGGTAAACATCATTGCAGCCATCATAATTCTTATTATAGTGCTGATCATAATAGGGATTCTGGTGGTTCCTTTTCATATTTCTTTGGAATTATTCAGGCAAAATAAAATTAATCAGGGCTATTTAAGAATTAGGTGGTGGAAAATCAAGATTATAGATAGAGAACTTATACAACCTGAAAAAGAAAAGAAAGAAAAAAAGCCTAAGCGTAAATTTGATTTTAAAAAACTTCTCGATGTACTTCTGGATATGCTTCCAAAAGTCATTCCTGATTTTATGGAATCTTTACCTTACTTTGTGGATATAATGGAGTCCTTTTTAAGATCTATTTCTATAGAAAGAATAGCATTTAATCTTATTTTTGGATTGGGAGAAGTTGCAGATACTGCAATTGTTGGTGGTTTTTTCTATTCAGTAATTGCAATAATAAATGTAATTCCAAATACATATTTCTCGGTAGAGCCTGATCTTAGAAATGAGAGGTTAGAAGGCTCATTAAATATTAAAGTGAAATTAAGGTTACTTAGAATAGTTGCAACATCTCTAAAGGTTTTAACTAAGCGACCTGTTAGATCCCTTCTTTGGGAACTCAGAAAGTTAAGAGGAGTGTTTGTCTAA
- a CDS encoding DUF4013 domain-containing protein yields the protein MDIGDVVSDALKYPLSDWTKILILGIILVIAGIGNISRSFMADSTLISVLGIIGFIVGLLGYGYFFKIIKSSLAGISELPSFDDFVTMFIDGIKVAVVGFVYSIPAVILILIFAASIIISLILNPSSIPIGALIGAGVGIILAMLYMIIITPIIAVAVANMAYNDGEFSAAFRFSEIFDKIGAIDGETLYYGT from the coding sequence ATGGATATTGGAGATGTAGTCTCAGATGCCTTAAAATACCCGCTATCAGACTGGACTAAAATCCTGATATTAGGAATTATCCTGGTGATTGCAGGCATAGGAAATATATCAAGATCATTCATGGCAGATAGCACATTAATATCAGTTTTGGGGATTATTGGATTTATTGTTGGATTATTAGGATATGGTTACTTCTTTAAAATCATAAAATCAAGTTTAGCAGGAATTTCAGAGCTTCCATCATTCGATGACTTTGTTACTATGTTCATAGACGGCATTAAAGTAGCTGTAGTCGGTTTTGTTTATTCAATACCTGCCGTTATATTAATACTAATCTTTGCAGCATCAATTATAATATCATTAATTTTAAATCCATCATCAATTCCTATAGGGGCGCTTATTGGAGCTGGAGTTGGGATTATCCTTGCGATGTTATACATGATTATAATTACCCCTATAATCGCAGTTGCAGTGGCAAATATGGCTTACAATGACGGTGAATTTAGTGCAGCATTCAGATTCAGCGAAATATTCGACAAAATAGGAGCCATAGATGGGGAAACCTTATACTATGGTACATAG
- a CDS encoding DUF4013 domain-containing protein, with the protein MDIGDIVGDAVRYPSQDWKKVLELGVFALLSMVIIGILFVPGYVLRTLKATLAGSDELPEFGDWGEMIIDSLKVIVVSIVYSIIPAIVILIGIFGSIASMQNIGNLVSPVAAIGLLSGVAIIGVILWILFALFQTMAIANMALYDSDLGAAFRFSEILDLIKSIGWVDYIIWFVVMIIIGIVVGVIASILGIIPIIGWLIMILILYPYAYLLYARSLGLLVTSEDLFATEEKTTYARE; encoded by the coding sequence ATGGACATAGGCGACATAGTAGGGGATGCAGTTAGATATCCTTCACAAGATTGGAAAAAAGTACTTGAATTAGGAGTATTTGCTCTTTTAAGCATGGTGATTATTGGAATTCTTTTCGTACCAGGATATGTACTTAGAACATTAAAAGCGACTTTAGCAGGTTCTGATGAACTTCCTGAATTCGGTGATTGGGGCGAAATGATTATAGACAGTCTTAAAGTAATTGTGGTTTCTATAGTATACAGCATTATACCAGCGATAGTAATATTAATAGGCATATTTGGATCAATAGCTTCAATGCAAAATATAGGAAATTTAGTGTCTCCAGTAGCAGCAATTGGCCTGTTAAGTGGAGTAGCAATCATTGGTGTTATCCTTTGGATTCTGTTTGCTTTATTCCAGACCATGGCAATAGCAAATATGGCACTTTATGACAGCGACCTTGGAGCAGCATTTAGATTCAGCGAAATACTTGATTTAATCAAATCAATTGGATGGGTTGACTATATAATCTGGTTTGTAGTAATGATCATTATAGGAATTGTTGTAGGAGTTATAGCATCTATATTAGGTATAATTCCAATAATTGGCTGGTTAATAATGATCCTAATATTATATCCATACGCATATCTATTGTATGCAAGATCACTTGGATTATTAGTTACATCAGAAGACCTGTTTGCAACAGAAGAAAAAACTACATACGCAAGGGAATAA